A genomic region of Desulfomicrobium macestii contains the following coding sequences:
- a CDS encoding THUMP domain-containing class I SAM-dependent RNA methyltransferase: MYDYQLHNTYTAQVADGIENLAQTELQELGATDCVCGFRYVHFKASARTLYRIVYRARLISRVLAPLARFACPADQDLYNAGMAIRWTDFLNADQTFAIFANVSKSAIGHSQYAGLKLKDAVADWFRDHTGIRPSVDPRDPDLWLHLHIHEDVGTISLDVSGGSMHRRGYRVQSVEAPMNETVAAAIIRMSGWDGKSPLIDPLCGSGTILCEAFMHATNLPAGLLRRKFGFNRLPDFNPRLWDLELAAETTVELEADLRGSDIDPVAVEATRTNMSRLPGGDEVIVGRRDFFERSDMTGTTIICNPPYGIRLGKSEDMAPWFKMFGDHLKRQCSGSTAYVYFGDRAWLKCIGLKPEWKKPLKNGGLDGRLAKFVLY; this comes from the coding sequence ATGTACGACTATCAGCTTCACAACACCTATACCGCCCAAGTGGCGGACGGCATCGAGAATCTGGCCCAGACCGAACTGCAGGAACTCGGGGCCACCGACTGCGTATGCGGCTTTCGCTACGTGCACTTCAAGGCCTCTGCCCGGACTCTCTACCGCATCGTTTACCGCGCGCGACTGATCTCGCGCGTGCTGGCTCCGCTGGCGCGTTTCGCATGCCCGGCGGACCAGGATCTATACAACGCAGGCATGGCCATCCGTTGGACGGACTTTCTGAACGCGGATCAGACTTTCGCCATCTTCGCCAACGTCTCCAAGAGCGCCATCGGCCATTCCCAGTACGCGGGCCTGAAACTCAAAGACGCCGTGGCGGACTGGTTCCGGGATCACACGGGCATAAGGCCCAGCGTCGACCCCCGCGACCCGGACCTGTGGCTGCATCTGCACATCCACGAAGACGTGGGCACGATCAGCCTTGACGTCTCCGGCGGGTCCATGCACCGGCGCGGCTACCGCGTGCAAAGCGTGGAAGCGCCCATGAACGAAACCGTGGCGGCGGCGATTATCCGCATGAGCGGCTGGGACGGCAAATCCCCCCTCATTGATCCACTCTGCGGTTCGGGGACCATTCTGTGCGAAGCCTTCATGCATGCCACCAACCTGCCGGCCGGACTGCTGCGCCGCAAATTCGGCTTCAACCGGCTGCCTGATTTCAACCCCCGGCTCTGGGATCTGGAACTCGCCGCCGAAACCACCGTGGAGCTTGAAGCCGACCTGCGCGGAAGCGACATCGACCCCGTCGCGGTGGAAGCCACGCGGACCAACATGTCCAGGCTGCCCGGCGGGGATGAGGTGATCGTCGGACGCCGGGACTTTTTCGAGCGGAGCGACATGACCGGCACGACCATCATCTGCAATCCCCCCTACGGCATCCGGCTGGGCAAAAGCGAAGACATGGCCCCGTGGTTCAAGATGTTCGGAGATCACCTGAAGCGGCAGTGCTCCGGCTCCACGGCGTACGTCTACTTCGGGGACAGGGCCTGGCTCAAATGCATCGGCCTGAAGCCGGAATGGAAAAAACCCCTCAAGAACGGTGGCCTTGACGGCCGCCTGGCCAAGTTTGTCCTGTACTGA
- the gltX gene encoding glutamate--tRNA ligase, producing MTQIVTRFPPSPTGYLHIGGARTALFNYLYARQNGGKFILRIEDTDQARSTQEMTDAIIDAMHWLGLDFDEGPYFQSERGDLYNSYVDKLVETGKAYYCSCTPEEVEEMRETARAAGLKPKYNGKCRELGLGPGPGRVVRFKTPLSGKVVFDDTVKGPIAWDVQEMDDFIIRRADGSSIYQMAVVVDDALMGVTHVLRGDDHQNNTPKQILIYEALGFPLPKFGHVPMILGPDKKKMSKRHGATSVMMYRDLGYLPEAMLSYLVRLGWSHGDDELFTMAELLEKFSFDGLGKSASVFDMDKLNWTNSHFIKIGDVPRLAGLLDEMIRQTTDFEPARDYLEAIVPLFQSRAKTLKEMAEQATFFLHDAQSLPYAEAAVTKFLTPETREHLAVLAERMQALPAFDHKGLEEMVNAYLEETGLKFKALAQPIRVAITGTTMSPGLFETMEVLGRERTLERFRKALTL from the coding sequence ATGACTCAAATAGTGACCCGTTTCCCCCCCAGTCCCACGGGGTATCTGCATATCGGAGGCGCCCGCACGGCGCTTTTCAATTATCTGTACGCCCGCCAGAACGGCGGCAAGTTCATCCTGCGCATCGAGGACACGGACCAGGCCCGCTCGACCCAGGAAATGACCGACGCCATCATTGACGCCATGCACTGGCTGGGCCTTGATTTCGACGAAGGCCCCTATTTTCAGAGCGAGCGCGGCGACCTCTACAACAGCTACGTGGACAAGCTCGTGGAAACGGGCAAGGCCTACTACTGCTCCTGTACGCCCGAAGAAGTTGAAGAGATGCGCGAGACGGCCCGCGCCGCGGGACTCAAACCCAAATACAACGGCAAGTGCCGGGAGCTGGGTCTTGGGCCCGGTCCGGGGCGGGTGGTCCGCTTCAAGACTCCCCTTTCGGGCAAGGTGGTTTTTGACGACACCGTCAAGGGTCCCATCGCCTGGGATGTGCAGGAAATGGACGATTTCATCATCCGCCGGGCCGACGGCTCCTCCATCTATCAGATGGCCGTGGTCGTGGACGATGCGCTCATGGGCGTCACCCACGTCCTGCGTGGCGACGACCACCAGAACAACACGCCCAAGCAAATCCTCATCTACGAGGCGCTGGGCTTTCCGCTGCCCAAGTTCGGCCACGTGCCCATGATCCTTGGCCCCGACAAGAAAAAGATGAGCAAGCGCCACGGCGCGACCTCGGTCATGATGTACAGGGATCTTGGCTACCTGCCCGAGGCCATGCTCAGTTATCTGGTGCGTCTGGGCTGGTCTCACGGTGATGACGAGCTCTTCACCATGGCCGAACTGCTGGAGAAATTCTCTTTTGACGGCCTTGGCAAATCGGCCTCGGTCTTTGATATGGACAAGCTCAACTGGACCAACAGCCACTTCATCAAGATCGGCGATGTGCCAAGGCTCGCGGGCCTGCTGGACGAAATGATCCGGCAGACCACGGACTTTGAACCGGCACGGGACTATCTTGAGGCCATCGTGCCCCTTTTCCAGTCCAGGGCCAAGACCCTCAAGGAAATGGCTGAGCAGGCGACTTTTTTCCTGCATGATGCCCAGAGCCTGCCGTACGCCGAGGCGGCGGTGACCAAATTCCTCACTCCCGAAACACGGGAGCATCTTGCTGTCCTGGCCGAACGCATGCAAGCGCTGCCGGCCTTTGACCACAAGGGCCTCGAAGAAATGGTGAACGCCTATCTGGAAGAGACAGGTCTCAAGTTCAAGGCGCTGGCCCAGCCCATTCGTGTGGCCATCACCGGCACGACCATGAGCCCGGGCCTCTTTGAAACCATGGAAGTTCTTGGGCGCGAGCGCACCCTGGAACGTTTCCGCAAGGCCCTGACCCTGTAA
- a CDS encoding NifU family protein produces the protein MRDQVEKALDTVRPILQADGGYVELVDILPSGIVQVRMTGACKGCPMSQMTLKSSIERAVKKMVPGVKAVEAV, from the coding sequence ATGCGAGACCAGGTCGAAAAGGCGCTCGATACCGTGCGCCCAATTCTGCAGGCCGACGGCGGCTACGTTGAACTGGTGGACATTCTGCCCAGCGGCATCGTGCAGGTGCGCATGACCGGAGCCTGCAAGGGCTGCCCCATGTCGCAAATGACGCTCAAGAGCAGCATCGAACGCGCCGTCAAGAAGATGGTCCCCGGCGTCAAGGCCGTCGAAGCCGTCTAG
- a CDS encoding ferredoxin-thioredoxin reductase catalytic domain-containing protein, giving the protein MTPEELYEKLRPLQEAKGYFFNKDKAFVLDLMESLLINRERYGYMACPCRLASGKRELDQDILCPCVYREPDVAEFGACYCGLYVSKEWNEGSVPQETVPERRDPEKLMAGLLFEE; this is encoded by the coding sequence ATGACTCCCGAAGAACTTTACGAAAAACTGCGGCCCCTGCAGGAAGCCAAAGGCTATTTCTTCAACAAGGACAAGGCTTTTGTTCTTGACCTCATGGAAAGTCTGCTGATCAACCGCGAACGATATGGCTACATGGCCTGCCCCTGCCGCCTGGCTTCGGGCAAGCGCGAACTGGATCAGGACATTCTCTGCCCCTGCGTGTACCGCGAGCCCGATGTGGCCGAATTCGGAGCCTGTTACTGCGGGCTTTACGTTTCCAAGGAATGGAACGAAGGAAGCGTCCCCCAGGAAACCGTCCCCGAACGGCGCGATCCTGAGAAGCTGATGGCGGGCCTTCTTTTCGAAGAATGA
- a CDS encoding glutaredoxin family protein: MPDKAITLYALSTCIHCKKTKEYLDDCGAKYDCVFVDKLEGDERKQIIEAIKKINPKLSFPTLLVDEEAIVGFKQDQIKEALER; encoded by the coding sequence ATGCCTGACAAAGCCATCACACTCTACGCCTTAAGCACCTGCATTCATTGCAAGAAAACCAAAGAATACCTCGACGACTGCGGCGCCAAATACGACTGCGTCTTTGTCGACAAGCTCGAAGGCGATGAGCGCAAGCAGATCATCGAAGCCATCAAGAAAATCAATCCCAAGCTGTCCTTTCCGACCCTGCTCGTGGACGAGGAAGCCATTGTCGGGTTCAAACAGGATCAGATCAAAGAAGCGCTGGAGAGATGA